The following proteins are encoded in a genomic region of Sebastes fasciatus isolate fSebFas1 chromosome 12, fSebFas1.pri, whole genome shotgun sequence:
- the utp11 gene encoding putative U3 small nucleolar RNA-associated protein 11, with translation MSSFRKALKSKQRNHHERAQPGFRKHLGLLEKKKDYKLRADDYHKKQNTLSALRKKALDKNPDEFYYNMISSQLQDGVHTAKKHNEEVEVTEEQKKVMRTQDIKYVEMKRVAEAKKIERMKGALHLLDADSKQKNKHTFFVGSKTEVQSFDLANHLDTAPELVDRVFNRPTLKTLETKSIQGGVQPHSMKKLAKQRNHQYKILSQRIDREKKLFVISQKIQTRKDLQDKNQKVKVTKETPNAAAIYKFDAKRKR, from the exons ATGTCTTCGTTCAGGAAAGCGTTGAAATCGAAACAGAGAAACCACCATGAAAGAGCTCAG CCTGGTTTCAGGAAACATCTGGGGTTgctggagaagaagaaagactaCAAACTCCGAGCAGA tgATTACCACAAGAAACAAAACACTCTTTCTGCTCTGCGAAAGAAAGCTCTGGATAAGAACCCGGATGAGTTTTACTACAACATGATCAGCTCTCAACTGCAG GATGGAGTTCACACGGCGAAAAAACACaatgaggaggtggaggtgacgGAGGAGCAGAAGAAAGTGATGAGGACGCAGGATATCAAATATGTGGAGATGAAAAGGGTGGCAGAGGCGAAG AAAATTGAGAGGATGAAAGGAGCGCTCCATCTCCTCGATGCAGacagcaaacaaaaaaacaagcacaCATTTTTTGTGGGTTCCAAGACGGAAG TGCAGTCATTTGACCTGGCAAACCACCTCGACACAGCTCCCGAGCTGGTGGACCGAGTGTTCAATAGACCAACTCTGAAAACTTTGGAGACTAAGAGCATCCAGGGAGGTGTACAGCCTCACAGTATGAAG AAGTTGGCCAAGCAGAGGAATCACCAGTATAAGATCCTCTCCCAGAGGATTGACAGAGAGAAGAAATTGTTTGTCATCAGCCAGAAGATTCAGACCCGCAAGGACCTACAG GATAAGAACCAGAAAGTGAAGGTAACAAAGGAGACACCCAATGCTGCAGCTATCTACAAGTTTGACGCCAAGAGGAAACGCTGA